From one Nocardioides sp. Kera G14 genomic stretch:
- a CDS encoding ferric reductase-like transmembrane domain-containing protein produces the protein MAVIAATEPTTTTAPGWGLLARRDASLRLAAAAALWLAMLLPTYWWIVGGGVADIHTVADGFDSVGRLTGLWASVLLLAQVILMARIPLLERAFGQDRLAHRHRLTGFTSFNLMLAHIVLITIGYADARVSELVPTAWDLSVNYPGMLLAVAGTACLVMVVVTSVKAARRRLRYESWHLMHLYAYLGVGLALPHQLWTGTDFLGSTSRTVFWWTLWAAAAAAVLIWRIALPLGRSLRHSLRVVAVVPEAPGVVSVWMQGRAIEHLDIRAGQFLTWRFLGRRGWTRANPYSVSAVPQRDHVRITVQEVGDGSRALAHLRPGSRVLIEGPFGRLGERSQTRPKVAFIGAGLGLAPLRALAEGLPYEDAVLLHRYRDQPLFTTELTTLAGLRPLRLAWLPGHRRSDDSWLADHDAPDDTRALLGYVPDLTQRDLFVCGPPAWVARLRAAALAAGLPSDQFHVETFEW, from the coding sequence ATGGCAGTGATCGCGGCGACCGAGCCGACCACCACGACGGCTCCGGGCTGGGGTCTCCTCGCACGGCGTGACGCCTCCCTCCGACTTGCCGCGGCCGCAGCGCTCTGGCTGGCGATGCTGCTGCCGACGTACTGGTGGATCGTCGGCGGAGGCGTGGCCGACATCCACACCGTCGCCGACGGCTTCGACAGCGTCGGTCGCCTGACCGGACTCTGGGCCTCGGTCCTCCTGCTCGCCCAGGTGATCCTGATGGCCCGGATCCCCTTGCTGGAAAGGGCTTTCGGCCAGGACCGTCTCGCGCACCGCCACCGGTTGACCGGCTTCACCTCGTTCAACCTGATGCTCGCCCACATCGTCCTCATCACGATCGGCTACGCCGATGCTCGCGTCTCCGAGCTCGTGCCGACGGCGTGGGATCTCAGCGTCAACTACCCCGGCATGCTGCTCGCCGTCGCCGGCACCGCCTGCCTCGTCATGGTGGTCGTCACCTCGGTGAAGGCCGCACGCCGCCGGCTGCGCTATGAGTCCTGGCACCTGATGCACCTCTACGCCTACCTCGGCGTCGGCCTCGCCCTTCCCCACCAGCTGTGGACCGGCACCGACTTCCTCGGCTCGACGTCGCGCACCGTCTTCTGGTGGACCCTCTGGGCCGCCGCGGCCGCGGCCGTCCTGATCTGGCGGATCGCCCTTCCTCTCGGCCGCAGCCTGCGCCACTCACTGCGCGTCGTCGCCGTGGTGCCCGAGGCCCCCGGGGTCGTGTCCGTCTGGATGCAGGGCCGCGCGATCGAGCACCTCGACATCCGTGCCGGTCAGTTCCTGACCTGGCGCTTCCTCGGTCGGCGCGGCTGGACACGCGCCAACCCCTATTCGGTGTCCGCGGTCCCCCAACGTGACCACGTGCGGATCACCGTCCAGGAGGTGGGCGACGGATCCCGAGCCCTCGCCCACCTCCGTCCGGGATCGCGGGTCCTCATCGAGGGGCCGTTCGGCCGGCTGGGTGAGCGGAGCCAGACCCGTCCGAAGGTGGCCTTCATCGGGGCCGGCCTCGGCCTCGCACCCCTGCGAGCACTCGCTGAGGGCCTCCCGTACGAGGACGCCGTGCTGCTCCACCGCTACCGCGACCAGCCGCTCTTCACGACCGAGCTCACGACCCTCGCCGGGCTCCGACCGCTGCGGCTGGCATGGCTTCCGGGACACCGTCGCAGCGACGACTCCTGGCTGGCCGACCATGACGCGCCCGACGACACCCGGGCCCTGCTCGGCTACGTCCCCGATCTCACCCAGCGCGACCTCTTCGTCTGTGGACCCCCCGCGTGGGTCGCGCGACTCCGGGCCGCGGCACTCGCCGCCGGCCTCCCTTCCGACCAGTTCCACGTCGAGACCTTCGAATGGTGA
- a CDS encoding FMN-binding protein, which produces MKRIVLWGLGTVTTVVLLFGYRTSTEGAVSTAAPAAISAGTTGSSAASGSSGSDGSDDSDSTDTWQAPEGNGTLDATPTPSTDDSSSDGTVTGDSVDTQWGPVQVAITVSDGKITDVQVPVYPSNNGKDQEINSYALPQLIQETLDAQSADIDMVSGATVTSDGYIGSLQSALDEAGL; this is translated from the coding sequence ATGAAACGCATCGTCCTCTGGGGACTCGGCACCGTCACCACGGTCGTCCTCCTCTTCGGCTACCGCACCTCGACCGAGGGCGCCGTCTCCACCGCGGCCCCTGCTGCGATCAGCGCCGGCACGACGGGCTCGAGTGCCGCCAGTGGGTCGAGCGGATCCGACGGGTCCGATGACTCCGATTCGACCGACACCTGGCAGGCACCCGAGGGCAACGGCACGCTCGACGCCACCCCGACGCCGTCGACCGACGACTCCAGTAGCGACGGCACCGTCACCGGTGACTCGGTGGACACCCAGTGGGGCCCGGTCCAGGTCGCGATCACCGTGAGCGACGGCAAGATCACCGACGTCCAGGTGCCGGTCTACCCGAGCAACAACGGCAAGGACCAGGAGATCAACTCCTACGCCCTGCCGCAGCTGATCCAGGAGACGCTCGACGCCCAGAGCGCCGACATCGACATGGTCAGCGGCGCGACCGTGACCAGCGACGGCTACATCGGCTCCCTGCAGAGCGCGCTCGACGAGGCGGGCCTGTGA
- a CDS encoding FAD:protein FMN transferase: MTTAVAQRRPGVVRRVAHVMGMPISLALRGRAAGTFEGEAAWAETMATLRDVDRVFSPFRTDSVISRLDRGEIDLMDAPPEVAEVLGLAEQARIESHGAFDVRRHGRLDPCGIVKGWAVDRAARPLRHLGDTDFCLSAGGDLVAYVAADDRPAWRIGIEDPHELARVVATVPVRDGAVATSGLARRGAHLTDPRTGSTPTALASVTVIAEDLTTADVDATAAFVLASVGEHWLQSRGRSAVVVHRDGRVAEVRR; this comes from the coding sequence GTGACCACCGCCGTGGCGCAGCGCCGGCCCGGCGTCGTACGGCGCGTGGCGCATGTGATGGGAATGCCGATCAGCCTCGCGCTGCGGGGCCGCGCCGCGGGGACCTTCGAGGGCGAGGCGGCGTGGGCCGAGACGATGGCGACGCTCCGCGACGTCGACCGGGTCTTCAGCCCGTTCCGGACCGACTCCGTCATCTCCCGACTCGACCGCGGCGAGATCGATCTCATGGACGCCCCTCCCGAGGTCGCCGAGGTCCTCGGTCTCGCCGAACAGGCCCGGATCGAGTCCCACGGCGCCTTCGACGTACGTCGCCACGGACGCCTCGACCCCTGCGGCATCGTCAAGGGATGGGCCGTCGACCGTGCGGCACGACCGCTGCGTCATCTCGGGGACACCGACTTCTGCCTGAGCGCCGGGGGCGACCTGGTCGCGTACGTGGCAGCCGACGACCGGCCGGCATGGCGGATCGGGATCGAGGATCCGCACGAGCTCGCCCGCGTCGTCGCGACGGTCCCGGTGCGCGACGGTGCCGTCGCCACCAGTGGACTCGCCCGCCGCGGCGCCCACCTCACCGACCCCCGCACTGGCTCGACCCCCACCGCCCTCGCCAGTGTCACCGTGATCGCCGAAGACCTCACCACCGCCGATGTCGACGCGACGGCCGCCTTCGTGCTTGCCAGCGTCGGTGAGCACTGGCTGCAGAGCCGCGGCCGGAGTGCCGTCGTCGTCCACCGCGACGGCCGCGTGGCGGAGGTCAGGCGCTGA
- a CDS encoding alpha/beta hydrolase family protein produces the protein MTTERVWFESSSGPALAGLIDHPEGQVRGWGVFVHGFTLGKDHPSVARTCRQLAAKGIGMLRFDALGLGDSEGEWGEGGFSVKVADTVRAVALMAERGAPAGLLVGHSWGGSAAIAAAARIPEVTAVATINAPADPTHVQHHFSSVIDQVMAEGSAPWTVAGRTLTLTRSYVEDVRRASILPEVSALGRPLLVVHSPCDATVSIDHATELFMAARHPRSFVSLEEADHLLTKAGRAQRAAKVISAWAGPYLRQTLALSA, from the coding sequence GTGACCACTGAACGCGTCTGGTTCGAGAGCTCCAGCGGCCCCGCCCTGGCCGGACTGATCGACCACCCCGAGGGGCAGGTGCGCGGCTGGGGCGTCTTCGTCCACGGCTTCACGCTCGGCAAGGACCACCCGTCGGTGGCGCGCACCTGCCGGCAGCTCGCGGCCAAAGGGATCGGCATGCTCCGCTTCGACGCCCTCGGCCTCGGTGACTCCGAGGGGGAATGGGGAGAGGGCGGCTTCTCGGTGAAGGTGGCCGACACCGTGCGTGCCGTCGCGTTGATGGCCGAGCGCGGCGCGCCGGCCGGTCTCCTCGTCGGACACTCGTGGGGAGGCTCCGCGGCGATCGCGGCGGCCGCCCGCATCCCGGAGGTCACGGCGGTGGCGACGATCAACGCCCCGGCCGACCCGACCCACGTCCAGCACCACTTCAGCAGCGTGATCGACCAGGTGATGGCCGAGGGGTCGGCGCCGTGGACGGTCGCCGGCCGCACTCTGACGCTGACGCGCTCCTACGTCGAGGACGTGCGCCGGGCGTCGATCCTCCCGGAGGTGTCTGCGCTCGGCCGTCCCCTGCTGGTGGTGCACTCACCCTGCGACGCGACGGTCTCGATCGACCATGCGACCGAGCTCTTCATGGCCGCTCGGCACCCGCGCAGCTTCGTCTCCCTGGAGGAGGCCGACCACCTGCTCACCAAGGCGGGGCGTGCCCAGCGCGCCGCCAAGGTGATCAGCGCCTGGGCTGGCCCGTACCTCCGTCAGACCCTGGCGCTCAGCGCCTGA
- a CDS encoding HNH endonuclease signature motif containing protein, protein MSLAVDAGSTENILGPSVGMPIDNPLAMIALTKQSANMAEIASLLHTIDWAQQHQTNDPAHAASGDKVHDIPLAGEGTPWIDESALMDLAAETGMNDHQTRLWIGDALELHHRLPQLFFRLYDEQLPVWKARLVAQASRVLTAEGAAWLDKELHMRFEKIGPTALKRFIAHAIDRFDPAEAARRAEAAAEARKVDLRPQDDGTDDLYGKTDHADGLDLEAAIQKAAAELKEQGSEESLDIRRSQALGVIARHYLAGTSAGAVTRTVNLYVHADNEGQFTTEGATGLTTLTQVREWCETSNTKIVARPVIDLNRNLKRNGYVPSVEMREQAILTDKTCVAPNCERTARTADLDHIEAYDKEHPDRGGPTSSENLACLCRYHHRMKTFTDWTYTKLEPGYYLWRSPAGKHYLRTPAGTIKLS, encoded by the coding sequence ATGTCGCTAGCTGTAGACGCCGGATCCACCGAGAACATTCTCGGCCCCAGCGTCGGCATGCCCATCGACAACCCCCTCGCCATGATCGCGCTCACGAAGCAGAGCGCGAACATGGCTGAGATCGCCTCGCTGTTGCACACCATCGACTGGGCCCAGCAGCACCAGACCAACGACCCGGCACACGCAGCCTCCGGCGACAAGGTCCACGACATCCCCCTGGCCGGCGAGGGCACGCCCTGGATCGACGAATCCGCCCTCATGGACCTCGCCGCCGAGACCGGGATGAACGACCACCAGACACGCCTCTGGATCGGCGACGCCCTCGAACTCCACCACCGCCTCCCCCAACTCTTCTTCCGGCTCTACGACGAACAACTCCCCGTCTGGAAAGCACGCCTCGTCGCCCAAGCCTCCCGCGTGCTCACCGCGGAGGGTGCGGCGTGGCTCGACAAAGAACTGCACATGCGGTTCGAGAAGATCGGCCCCACCGCACTCAAACGCTTCATCGCCCACGCCATCGACCGCTTCGACCCCGCAGAGGCAGCCCGACGCGCTGAAGCAGCCGCCGAGGCCCGCAAGGTTGACCTCCGCCCCCAGGACGACGGCACCGACGACCTCTACGGCAAGACCGACCACGCCGACGGCCTCGACCTCGAAGCAGCAATCCAGAAGGCCGCCGCCGAGTTGAAGGAGCAAGGCTCAGAAGAGTCCCTCGACATCCGGCGATCACAGGCACTCGGCGTCATCGCCCGCCACTACCTCGCCGGTACGTCGGCCGGTGCCGTCACACGGACCGTGAACCTCTACGTCCACGCCGACAACGAGGGGCAGTTCACCACCGAAGGCGCCACCGGCCTCACCACGCTCACCCAGGTCCGTGAGTGGTGCGAGACGTCGAACACCAAGATCGTGGCCCGTCCCGTGATCGACCTCAACCGCAACCTCAAGCGGAACGGCTACGTCCCCTCAGTCGAGATGCGGGAACAAGCCATCCTGACCGACAAGACCTGCGTCGCACCGAACTGCGAACGCACCGCCCGCACCGCGGACCTCGACCACATCGAGGCCTACGACAAAGAGCACCCCGACCGCGGCGGACCCACCAGTAGCGAGAACCTCGCCTGCCTGTGCCGGTACCACCACCGGATGAAGACCTTCACCGACTGGACCTACACCAAACTCGAACCCGGCTACTACCTCTGGCGCAGCCCCGCCGGCAAGCACTACCTCCGCACACCGGCGGGGACGATCAAGCTCAGCTGA
- a CDS encoding Bcr/CflA family efflux MFS transporter translates to MSATPPEKALPLRLILVLALLSATGPIATDIYLASFPEISHGLRTDAPHVQLTLTAFLLGIGVGQLLWGPLSDRVGRWRPMVVGSAIATVASVVVMFSPNVEVMIGARFVQAVCAAATMVLARAVISDLSRGFAAAHSISLMMAVQAIAPIAAPVVGGLLSGHVPWRGVLGVVTLCMAAQLVGAVTVVRETLPASRRTATLSYRPLGVVLRRPAFVLQALTQALSMGAIMSFISSSSFIYQGVLGLPGWVFGLGFALNSAGVFWAGTRSAARARARIHPARTISLALPVAATAALLVLGAAASPHPILLLVPLWVVIASLGFVTGNAVSLAMEQVRDRAGAGSAVVGGLMFLTMSLCSVLSGLGGEDTAVPMALTTLGAVLLCATVFVVARRVVEPGSEAAFVS, encoded by the coding sequence GTGAGTGCGACCCCGCCGGAGAAGGCGCTGCCGCTCCGCCTGATCCTCGTCCTGGCGCTCCTCTCGGCGACCGGGCCGATCGCGACCGACATCTACCTCGCCTCCTTCCCTGAGATCAGCCACGGCCTCCGGACGGACGCGCCCCACGTCCAGCTGACGCTCACCGCTTTCCTGCTGGGCATCGGGGTCGGACAGCTCTTGTGGGGGCCGCTGTCCGACCGCGTGGGTCGGTGGCGACCGATGGTCGTCGGCTCGGCGATCGCCACCGTCGCCTCGGTCGTCGTGATGTTCTCGCCGAACGTCGAGGTCATGATCGGCGCCCGTTTCGTGCAGGCCGTCTGTGCCGCCGCGACGATGGTGCTCGCCAGGGCGGTCATCTCCGACCTCTCCCGCGGTTTCGCCGCCGCCCACTCGATCTCGCTGATGATGGCGGTGCAGGCGATCGCGCCGATCGCGGCGCCGGTCGTCGGCGGCCTCCTCTCCGGACACGTGCCGTGGCGTGGCGTGCTCGGCGTCGTCACGCTCTGCATGGCCGCCCAGCTCGTCGGTGCGGTCACGGTCGTGCGGGAGACCCTCCCGGCCTCACGTCGAACCGCGACGCTGAGCTATCGGCCCCTCGGCGTCGTACTCCGCCGTCCGGCGTTCGTCCTGCAGGCCCTCACGCAGGCGCTGTCGATGGGCGCGATCATGTCCTTCATCTCCTCCTCGTCGTTCATCTACCAGGGAGTGCTCGGCCTGCCGGGGTGGGTCTTCGGCCTCGGGTTCGCGCTCAACTCGGCAGGCGTCTTCTGGGCGGGTACTCGCTCGGCGGCGCGCGCTCGCGCCCGGATCCACCCGGCACGGACCATCTCCCTCGCCCTCCCCGTGGCCGCAACGGCCGCGCTGCTCGTGCTGGGTGCGGCGGCCTCGCCGCATCCGATCCTTCTGTTGGTCCCGTTGTGGGTGGTGATCGCCTCGCTCGGCTTCGTCACCGGCAACGCGGTCAGCCTCGCGATGGAGCAGGTGCGCGACCGCGCCGGCGCCGGCTCGGCTGTCGTCGGCGGCCTGATGTTCCTGACGATGTCGCTCTGCTCGGTCCTCTCCGGGCTGGGTGGCGAGGACACCGCCGTCCCGATGGCCCTCACCACACTCGGCGCAGTCCTGCTCTGCGCAACCGTCTTCGTCGTGGCCCGCCGGGTGGTCGAGCCCGGCAGCGAGGCGGCGTTCGTTTCCTGA
- a CDS encoding FAD-dependent monooxygenase produces the protein MQFHHHGYVTTDPRIQPAAGLGLDRPDELPDEMDLLIVGAGPAGILLAAQMSQYPTINTRIIERRGGRLEMGQADGIQARSVETFQAFGFAERVIAEAFHLTAMNFWSTDPDDPSRIVRTQRTVDDPDGFSEFPHLIINQARVIDYFAEAARFGPGRIAPDYGWELIDLKVLPEGERPVEVTLRRTAGEGAGEERTVRAVYVVGADGARSAVREALGMRLEGTQAMHAWAVLDALAVTDFPDIRTKCQVQTPKGGIQLIPREGGHLFRMYVDLGEVDESDRGAVRSTSLDAAIAKANEILAPYTLDVRHVPWHSVYEVGHRLTSRFDDVPADEVGTRAPRVFIAGDACHTHSAKAGQGMNVSMQDTFNLGWKLGQVISELSPASLLDTYAAERQVVAKNLIDFDREWSTMLTKDPAEIPPDELAEFYVKTAEFPAGFRTHYAPSIITGRDQHQALATGFPLGKRFHSAGVVRVADANPMELGHHARADGRWRIYAFADGARPADSPALQEWAEWMLDAGDSPLGSFNPADAELDALFDVKVVFQGRHDEVDLRAVPTLFLPRVGPFDLIDYEKVHATDPARDIFSERGVARTGALVVVRPDMYVAHVLPLAARDELTAFFALSMRSTGGS, from the coding sequence ATGCAGTTCCACCACCACGGCTACGTCACCACGGACCCGCGGATCCAGCCCGCGGCCGGGCTCGGGCTCGACCGACCCGACGAGCTGCCCGACGAGATGGATCTGCTCATCGTCGGCGCCGGCCCAGCCGGCATCCTGCTCGCTGCACAGATGTCTCAGTACCCGACGATCAACACCCGGATCATCGAGCGTCGCGGCGGCCGGCTCGAGATGGGACAGGCCGACGGCATCCAGGCCCGCAGCGTCGAGACCTTCCAGGCGTTCGGCTTCGCCGAGCGCGTCATCGCGGAGGCCTTCCACCTCACCGCGATGAACTTCTGGTCGACCGATCCCGATGATCCGTCCCGCATCGTCCGCACCCAGCGGACCGTCGACGACCCGGACGGCTTCAGCGAGTTCCCACACCTGATCATCAACCAGGCGAGGGTGATCGACTACTTCGCCGAGGCAGCGCGCTTCGGGCCGGGGCGGATCGCACCGGACTACGGCTGGGAGCTGATCGACCTCAAGGTGCTGCCCGAGGGCGAGCGGCCGGTCGAGGTCACCCTGCGTCGGACCGCCGGCGAAGGAGCGGGGGAGGAGAGGACCGTGCGGGCGGTGTACGTCGTCGGCGCGGACGGCGCGCGCAGTGCGGTCCGCGAGGCGCTCGGCATGCGACTCGAGGGCACCCAGGCCATGCACGCCTGGGCCGTTCTGGATGCGCTCGCCGTCACCGACTTCCCGGACATCCGCACCAAGTGCCAGGTCCAGACGCCGAAGGGCGGCATCCAGCTCATCCCGCGCGAGGGCGGCCACCTCTTCCGGATGTACGTCGACCTCGGCGAGGTCGACGAGAGCGACCGTGGCGCGGTGCGATCCACGAGCCTCGACGCCGCGATCGCCAAGGCCAACGAGATCCTCGCGCCCTACACGCTCGATGTCCGGCACGTGCCGTGGCACAGCGTCTACGAGGTCGGCCACCGTCTGACGTCGCGCTTCGACGACGTGCCGGCCGACGAGGTGGGGACGCGTGCGCCGCGGGTCTTCATCGCCGGCGACGCCTGCCACACGCACAGCGCCAAGGCCGGGCAGGGCATGAACGTCTCGATGCAGGACACCTTCAACCTCGGCTGGAAGCTCGGCCAGGTGATCAGCGAGCTCAGCCCGGCCTCGCTGCTCGACACCTACGCCGCCGAGCGGCAGGTGGTCGCCAAGAATTTGATCGACTTCGACCGCGAGTGGTCGACGATGCTCACCAAGGACCCGGCCGAGATCCCGCCGGACGAGTTGGCGGAGTTCTACGTCAAGACCGCCGAGTTCCCCGCGGGCTTCCGCACGCACTACGCCCCGTCGATCATCACGGGCAGGGACCAGCATCAGGCACTGGCCACGGGGTTCCCCCTCGGCAAGCGGTTCCATTCCGCCGGCGTCGTACGCGTGGCCGACGCCAACCCGATGGAGCTCGGCCATCACGCGCGTGCCGACGGCCGTTGGCGGATCTACGCCTTCGCCGACGGTGCCCGCCCCGCCGACTCCCCGGCGCTGCAGGAGTGGGCCGAGTGGATGCTCGATGCGGGCGACTCGCCGCTGGGCAGCTTCAACCCGGCCGACGCTGAGCTCGACGCGCTCTTCGACGTGAAGGTCGTCTTCCAGGGCCGGCACGACGAGGTCGACCTGCGCGCAGTGCCGACGCTCTTCCTCCCCCGCGTCGGGCCGTTCGACCTGATCGACTACGAGAAGGTCCACGCGACGGACCCGGCTCGCGACATCTTCTCCGAGCGAGGAGTGGCGCGGACCGGTGCGCTCGTCGTCGTCCGCCCGGACATGTACGTCGCCCACGTGCTGCCCCTCGCCGCGCGCGATGAGCTCACCGCCTTCTTCGCGCTGAGCATGCGGTCGACCGGCGGATCGTGA
- a CDS encoding DUF3500 domain-containing protein, translating into MHYEAPQTIKRMLFTTWALLDSLAPDLRGQMHIPAMDDPRRLDWDFIPKPDRTGVALNKLDHHQRILAHALIKSGLSMRGYSQVLSVMATENLLREMEVIERGFGVIAGEFRDPENYWITIFGRPGFEDTWGWRIIGHHLSLSFTIVAQRYLTITPFAMGAMPIPAGVLNPLGQSEEMAFEILDGLSTDLREEAVIHDVAPADFVTRQVPYVGAEEWSDPVDLGIVGYEITDADREAVRFVKAAPSGVSGADLDGAQLEAVRNLLLRFVETGPEEISAQYREQVLAEDPKLLHFAWAGGTRPDTAHYYRVSTSGLLVEADNAVAAGQHVHTVWRDLHNDLGQDLLLDHYRQHGANGEHLQRRLVSHRATEDAALNTEAWYVPQVYKRP; encoded by the coding sequence ATGCACTACGAGGCCCCGCAGACCATCAAGCGCATGCTCTTCACCACCTGGGCACTGCTCGACTCCCTGGCTCCCGACCTGCGCGGCCAGATGCACATCCCCGCGATGGACGACCCGCGTCGCCTCGACTGGGACTTCATCCCGAAGCCCGACCGCACCGGCGTCGCCCTCAACAAGCTCGACCACCACCAGCGGATCCTGGCCCACGCCCTGATCAAGTCCGGCCTCTCCATGCGCGGCTACAGCCAGGTGCTCTCGGTCATGGCGACCGAGAACCTGCTGCGGGAGATGGAGGTCATCGAGCGCGGTTTCGGCGTCATCGCCGGCGAGTTCCGTGACCCCGAGAACTACTGGATCACGATCTTCGGTCGCCCCGGGTTCGAGGACACCTGGGGCTGGCGGATCATCGGCCACCACCTCTCGCTCTCATTCACGATCGTCGCCCAGCGCTACCTGACGATCACGCCGTTCGCGATGGGTGCGATGCCGATCCCGGCCGGCGTGCTCAACCCGCTGGGGCAGAGCGAGGAGATGGCCTTCGAGATCCTCGACGGCCTCTCGACCGACCTGCGCGAGGAGGCCGTCATCCACGACGTGGCCCCGGCCGACTTCGTCACCCGGCAGGTGCCGTACGTCGGCGCGGAGGAGTGGTCCGACCCGGTTGACCTGGGCATCGTCGGCTACGAGATCACCGACGCCGACCGTGAGGCGGTCCGCTTCGTGAAGGCCGCGCCGTCCGGGGTGAGCGGTGCCGACCTCGACGGTGCGCAGCTCGAGGCCGTGCGCAACCTGCTCCTGCGCTTCGTGGAGACCGGTCCCGAGGAGATCAGCGCGCAGTACCGCGAGCAGGTGCTGGCCGAGGACCCGAAGCTGCTCCACTTCGCCTGGGCCGGCGGCACGCGGCCCGACACCGCGCACTACTACCGGGTCTCCACCTCGGGCCTGCTCGTCGAGGCGGACAACGCGGTCGCGGCCGGCCAGCACGTCCACACGGTCTGGCGCGACCTGCACAACGACCTCGGCCAGGACCTGCTGCTCGACCACTACCGCCAGCACGGCGCCAACGGCGAGCACCTCCAGCGCCGCCTCGTCTCCCACCGCGCCACCGAGGACGCCGCACTCAACACCGAGGCATGGTATGTCCCGCAGGTCTACAAGAGGCCGTGA
- a CDS encoding NAD-dependent succinate-semialdehyde dehydrogenase has translation MNAQREATLLASVNDGLYIGGQWRAASDGATLEVQNPATGAVIRTVASASVDDGLAALTAADEAFPAWAATPARERAEILRRAFDLLMERADDVALLMTLEMGKPLAEARGEVAYGGEFLRWFSEQTAHVSGRYGANPENSGRMIVTQHPVGPCYLITPWNFPLAMATRKIAPALAAGCTVVIKPAALTPLTTTYFVQLLEEAGLPAGVVNVVTTELPGPMSEAIIADPRLRKLSFTGSTPVGQQLLTQAARGVLRTSMELGGNAPFVVFDDADLDKAVDGAMLAKFRNIGQACTAANRLLVHADVVEEFTDRLTDRVKNLVMGPGTEPGVAIGPLIDERAVAKTDELVQDAVTHGATVRTGGAPAGGAGFFYPATVLADVQAGSALLTEEIFGPVAAIVPFADEDEAVALANATEYGLVSYVFTESLARGQRMIERLETGMMGLNVGAVSNAAAPFGGWKMSGLGREGGDEGIHEYLQTKYTLTANPFQE, from the coding sequence ATGAACGCACAGCGAGAGGCGACCCTGCTCGCCTCGGTCAACGACGGCCTCTACATCGGCGGTCAGTGGCGGGCGGCGTCCGACGGCGCGACCCTGGAGGTCCAGAACCCTGCGACCGGCGCCGTCATCCGCACCGTCGCCTCGGCCTCCGTCGACGACGGCCTGGCAGCACTGACCGCGGCCGACGAGGCCTTCCCCGCCTGGGCCGCGACGCCGGCCCGCGAGCGCGCGGAGATCCTGCGGCGCGCCTTCGACCTCCTCATGGAGCGGGCCGACGACGTGGCCCTGCTGATGACCCTCGAGATGGGCAAGCCGCTGGCCGAGGCGAGGGGCGAGGTGGCGTACGGCGGCGAGTTCCTGCGCTGGTTCAGCGAGCAGACCGCCCATGTCTCAGGGCGCTACGGCGCCAACCCGGAGAACTCCGGCCGGATGATCGTCACGCAGCACCCCGTCGGGCCCTGTTACCTGATCACGCCGTGGAACTTCCCGCTGGCGATGGCCACCCGGAAGATCGCGCCGGCACTGGCCGCCGGCTGCACGGTCGTCATCAAGCCCGCCGCGCTCACGCCGCTGACCACGACCTACTTCGTGCAGCTGCTCGAGGAGGCCGGCCTGCCCGCCGGTGTGGTCAACGTCGTCACCACGGAACTGCCCGGCCCGATGTCGGAGGCGATCATCGCCGACCCGCGGCTGCGCAAGCTCTCCTTCACCGGCTCCACGCCTGTCGGGCAGCAGCTCCTCACACAGGCCGCTCGGGGCGTGCTCCGGACTTCGATGGAGCTCGGCGGCAACGCTCCCTTCGTCGTCTTCGACGACGCCGACCTGGACAAGGCCGTCGACGGCGCGATGCTCGCCAAGTTCCGCAACATCGGCCAGGCCTGCACCGCGGCCAACCGCCTGCTCGTCCACGCCGACGTCGTCGAGGAGTTCACCGACCGGCTCACCGACCGGGTGAAGAACCTCGTCATGGGCCCGGGCACCGAGCCGGGCGTGGCGATCGGCCCCCTCATCGACGAGCGTGCCGTCGCCAAGACCGACGAGCTCGTCCAGGACGCCGTCACGCATGGCGCCACGGTGCGGACCGGTGGCGCACCGGCCGGGGGTGCGGGGTTCTTCTATCCCGCAACGGTCCTGGCCGACGTACAGGCTGGAAGCGCGCTGCTCACCGAGGAGATCTTCGGCCCGGTGGCGGCGATCGTGCCGTTCGCCGACGAGGACGAGGCCGTCGCGCTCGCGAACGCCACCGAGTACGGCCTGGTCTCCTACGTCTTCACCGAGTCCCTCGCCCGCGGCCAGCGCATGATCGAGCGCCTCGAGACCGGGATGATGGGGCTCAACGTCGGCGCCGTCTCCAACGCGGCCGCGCCCTTCGGCGGCTGGAAGATGTCCGGACTCGGCCGCGAGGGCGGCGACGAGGGCATCCACGAGTACCTGCAGACGAAGTACACCCTCACCGCCAACCCGTTCCAGGAGTGA